In one Neobacillus sp. WH10 genomic region, the following are encoded:
- a CDS encoding AAA family ATPase gives MSYFVKEIFIEEPEFKKYNFEGNDGRKLQNLSKVNIFVGTNNSGKSRFVRELFRSKEYKFLPTDVNFEKINQLIHQYKDITFSMLDRYNLYGFGDVNRDDIQIFPELKFVFSNDDFLKRFYDLIDLSMDIQGKTLSFKGSSHYVDQTKLSIEMKEAYTDLYKELSNTVTRGKKYNFKKVYIPTLRGLRGFDKEKNHYLERTKKDYFTANDNIEIFTGLDLYEEVKKLLLGSLEDRDKIAEFQQFLGDSFFEGERLTLIPAIKSDVLHVKIGEEKEQPIYYLGDGIQAIIALTFPLYKYLNENLLLFIEEPELYLHPGMQRKFLEIIMSDRFPNFQYFITTHSNHFLDITLDLEQISIYTFRKELESSDAKEKNAHFFIENVSNEENNVLQMLGVRNSAVFLSNCTIWVEGVTDRYYIRHFLDIYQKHIGEPKKYKEDFNYSFVEYSGNNITHWSFLDEDGEEEEVYNSIAEERVCATLFLITDKDSKKKEKRQEKLSEKLGDRYYCLDCREIENILSKNTIRKVISSYEGISVEKLQFNKDFSENTYKNKSLGTFIDEILVNKQRRGSYASKSGTVSDKVGFCKLAISSINSYDDLSAEAKILSEKLFTFIESQNS, from the coding sequence ATGTCTTATTTTGTTAAAGAAATTTTTATAGAAGAGCCTGAATTTAAAAAATATAATTTTGAGGGAAATGATGGTAGAAAGCTACAAAATTTATCAAAGGTCAACATTTTTGTTGGTACGAATAATTCAGGTAAAAGTAGGTTTGTAAGAGAGTTATTTCGGTCGAAAGAATATAAATTTTTACCTACAGATGTGAATTTTGAAAAGATAAACCAATTAATACATCAATATAAAGATATAACTTTTTCAATGTTAGATAGGTATAATTTATATGGATTCGGAGATGTAAATAGAGATGATATCCAAATATTTCCGGAGTTGAAATTTGTATTTTCTAATGATGATTTTTTAAAGCGTTTTTACGACCTTATTGATTTGTCAATGGATATACAGGGGAAGACCTTGTCTTTCAAGGGTTCTTCTCATTATGTAGACCAAACGAAGTTAAGTATTGAAATGAAGGAAGCTTATACTGATTTATATAAAGAACTTTCGAATACAGTAACAAGAGGAAAAAAATATAACTTTAAGAAAGTTTATATTCCAACATTAAGAGGGTTAAGGGGATTTGATAAAGAAAAAAACCATTATCTAGAGCGAACTAAAAAAGATTATTTCACAGCTAACGATAATATTGAAATATTTACCGGTTTAGATTTATATGAGGAAGTAAAAAAGCTATTATTAGGTAGCTTAGAAGATAGAGATAAAATAGCGGAATTTCAACAATTTCTTGGCGATAGCTTTTTTGAAGGAGAACGGTTAACATTAATTCCCGCTATCAAGTCGGATGTATTACATGTAAAGATTGGAGAAGAAAAGGAACAACCTATTTATTATTTAGGTGACGGAATTCAAGCAATAATTGCGTTGACTTTTCCGCTTTATAAGTATTTGAACGAAAATTTATTGTTATTTATTGAAGAGCCAGAACTTTATCTGCATCCAGGAATGCAAAGGAAATTTTTGGAGATTATTATGAGTGATAGATTTCCGAATTTTCAGTACTTTATTACAACCCATTCGAATCATTTTTTAGATATAACTTTAGATTTAGAACAGATATCCATTTACACTTTTAGGAAAGAGTTGGAATCAAGTGATGCCAAGGAAAAAAATGCCCACTTTTTCATTGAAAATGTTAGTAATGAAGAGAATAATGTACTACAGATGTTGGGTGTTAGAAACTCAGCGGTCTTCTTATCCAATTGTACGATTTGGGTTGAAGGTGTAACTGATAGATATTATATTAGGCACTTTTTAGATATTTATCAAAAGCATATTGGTGAACCTAAGAAATACAAGGAGGATTTCAACTATTCATTTGTAGAATATAGTGGAAATAATATTACTCATTGGTCTTTTTTAGATGAAGATGGAGAAGAAGAAGAAGTATATAACTCAATAGCTGAAGAAAGAGTTTGTGCAACACTCTTTTTAATTACTGATAAGGATAGTAAGAAAAAAGAAAAAAGGCAAGAAAAGTTAAGCGAAAAATTAGGTGATAGGTATTATTGTCTAGATTGCAGAGAAATTGAGAATATTCTATCTAAAAATACAATTAGAAAAGTAATTTCTAGTTACGAAGGAATTTCAGTTGAAAAACTTCAATTTAATAAAGATTTTTCAGAGAATACATATAAAAATAAATCTTTAGGTACTTTTATTGATGAAATCTTGGTTAATAAACAAAGGAGAGGCAGTTATGCTTCTAAATCAGGAACGGTTTCTGATAAAGTAGGGTTTTGTAAACTAGCTATTTCTTCTATTAATAGTTATGATGATTTGAGTGCTGAAGCAAAAATATTAAGTGAAAAATTATTTACATTTATTGAATCACAAAATAGCTAA
- a CDS encoding DUF1413 domain-containing protein — protein sequence MRLNLSDEEYKDIYGKALENGFASIPEYLRNLLFNEKPETTFDYEELLKQFEKAVSKRKDSKEFRVRDCFDSTIWANIDISARRTLGRMIIHKVEKGGWLHIVPTKKESGNAQWYIKRSE from the coding sequence GTGCGCTTAAATTTATCAGATGAAGAATATAAGGATATTTATGGAAAGGCCTTGGAAAATGGTTTTGCAAGTATTCCAGAATATCTACGTAATCTACTCTTTAACGAGAAACCAGAGACTACCTTTGATTACGAAGAACTTTTGAAGCAATTTGAAAAAGCTGTTTCAAAAAGAAAAGATAGTAAAGAATTTAGAGTACGTGATTGTTTTGATTCCACCATTTGGGCAAACATTGATATTTCAGCTAGAAGAACTTTAGGAAGAATGATTATTCATAAAGTAGAAAAAGGTGGTTGGCTGCATATAGTGCCTACTAAAAAAGAATCTGGTAACGCACAATGGTATATAAAAAGGAGCGAATAA
- a CDS encoding recombinase family protein, with the protein MGEFVGYARVSSLGQDLELQIEKLKEYGCKKIYKEKESGARSDRIELANALEYIREGDKLVVYKIDRLARSTFDLHKIARELEARDIGLVFIKEQIDFTTPAGKLMFTMLGAIAEFERDLINERTAEGRARAKKQGKHLGRKGKDEKDVRKAVKLYMDRENNGLSVSDIAKMTGVPRSTIYAKVKEIE; encoded by the coding sequence GTGGGTGAATTTGTTGGCTATGCACGTGTTTCTTCATTGGGACAGGATTTAGAACTTCAGATAGAAAAACTGAAGGAATACGGATGTAAAAAGATATATAAGGAGAAGGAAAGCGGTGCTAGGTCGGACAGAATAGAATTAGCTAATGCGCTGGAATATATTAGGGAAGGTGACAAGCTGGTTGTATATAAGATTGATAGATTGGCACGTTCGACTTTTGATTTACATAAGATTGCAAGGGAATTGGAGGCAAGGGATATAGGGTTAGTATTTATTAAAGAACAGATTGACTTTACTACACCAGCTGGAAAACTAATGTTTACCATGTTGGGTGCAATAGCTGAATTTGAACGTGACTTAATAAACGAGAGAACAGCAGAAGGACGTGCAAGGGCAAAGAAACAGGGTAAACATTTAGGACGTAAAGGTAAGGACGAAAAGGACGTTAGGAAGGCTGTAAAGCTGTATATGGATAGAGAAAATAACGGACTTAGTGTAAGTGACATTGCTAAAATGACTGGTGTACCACGTAGCACGATTTACGCTAAAGTGAAGGAAATAGAATAA